One window of Alteromonas sp. LMIT006 genomic DNA carries:
- a CDS encoding 2-oxoglutarate dehydrogenase E1 component, whose amino-acid sequence MQQSTMQAWWESSHMAGANAAYVEELFELYLEDPQSVPATWQEVFDSLPKVDGVSLDANHTEIREQYRKLAALGPIARAASSAPQQVGVAGDEKQVKVLQLINAYRFRGHQHANLDPLGLWRQERVRDLELSHHNLSEQDFDTVFNVGSYAIGKDKMSLGELYKSLNRTYCASIGAEYMHITDTEQKRWLQQRIESVEARPEISRDEKIKILKGLIAADGMEKYLGSKFPGAKRFSLEGGDSLIPMLKGLINEAGASGSKEVVIGMAHRGRLNVLVNVLGKNPSVLFDEFAGKHDESLGAGDVKYHAGYSSDFATDGGNVHLALAFNPSHLEIVNPVVMGSVKARLERRGSEGTKVLPITIHGDSAIAGQGVVQETFNMSQTRAYSVGGTVRIVINNQVGFTTNKTEDTRSTQYCTDIAKMVQAPIFHVNGDDPEAVAFVTKLALDYRNKFKRDVVIDLVCYRRHGHNEADEPNATQPLMYQKVRKHPVPRELYAQQLTAEGSVEQHEIDKLITEYRAALDHGACVVEEWRPMTEHSVDWTPFLGHDWDVAYDGKLPVERLIELGQRIVDIPAEHKLHSRVKKQYDDRRAMVEGERLLDWGMAENLAYASLVAEGTDIRITGQDSGRGTFFHRHAVLHNQTDASVYLPLQNIAPEQGRFEVHDSVLSEEAVLAFEYGYSTAEPRTLTIWEAQFGDFANGAQVVFDQFLCSGEAKWGRLCGLTVLLPHGYEGQGPEHSSARLERFLQLCADHNWQVCVPSTPAQVYNMLRRQAVRPMRRPLIVMSPKSLLRHPLAVSSMEELAEGVFHNVLPEIDDINPKKVKRVVMCSGKVYYDLLEKRREKELSDIAIVRIEQLYPFPSAEMQNVVEQYKHVKDWVWCQEEPKNQGAWYCSQHHFYESIPAGATLTYAGRDASASPAVGYIAVHNQQQKALVEDALNIK is encoded by the coding sequence ATGCAACAAAGCACAATGCAAGCTTGGTGGGAATCCTCACACATGGCAGGTGCAAATGCGGCCTATGTAGAAGAGTTATTTGAACTCTATCTAGAGGATCCGCAGAGCGTTCCAGCTACTTGGCAAGAAGTATTTGATTCTTTACCAAAAGTTGATGGCGTTTCACTTGACGCCAATCACACTGAAATTCGCGAACAGTACCGCAAACTCGCCGCACTTGGTCCTATTGCCCGCGCTGCTTCAAGCGCTCCACAGCAAGTGGGTGTCGCAGGCGATGAAAAACAGGTCAAAGTGTTACAGCTCATCAATGCCTATCGCTTCCGTGGGCATCAACACGCCAACCTTGATCCACTCGGTTTATGGCGTCAAGAGCGTGTGCGCGATTTAGAGTTGTCTCATCACAACTTGTCTGAACAAGATTTTGATACGGTATTTAATGTCGGTTCTTATGCAATCGGTAAAGACAAAATGTCTTTAGGCGAGTTGTATAAATCACTGAATCGTACTTACTGTGCTTCGATTGGCGCAGAATATATGCACATCACGGATACCGAGCAAAAGCGTTGGTTGCAACAGCGTATTGAATCGGTTGAAGCGCGTCCTGAAATTTCTCGTGATGAGAAGATCAAGATATTAAAAGGCTTAATTGCTGCGGACGGTATGGAAAAATACCTGGGCTCTAAATTCCCTGGTGCAAAGCGTTTCTCGTTAGAAGGCGGTGACTCTTTAATTCCAATGCTGAAGGGTCTTATCAATGAAGCCGGTGCATCGGGCTCAAAAGAAGTCGTTATCGGTATGGCTCACCGTGGTCGATTAAATGTACTCGTTAACGTGTTAGGCAAAAACCCATCTGTCCTATTCGATGAGTTTGCCGGTAAGCATGATGAATCATTAGGCGCAGGTGATGTGAAGTACCATGCTGGTTATTCATCTGATTTTGCAACAGATGGCGGCAATGTTCATTTAGCACTTGCCTTTAACCCATCGCATCTTGAGATTGTTAATCCTGTGGTGATGGGCTCTGTAAAAGCGCGTTTAGAGCGTCGTGGTTCAGAAGGTACTAAAGTTTTGCCAATCACTATTCACGGTGACTCTGCAATTGCAGGGCAAGGTGTGGTACAAGAAACCTTCAATATGTCACAAACACGCGCATATTCGGTGGGTGGTACAGTACGAATTGTTATTAATAACCAAGTTGGTTTTACTACTAACAAAACCGAAGATACGCGTTCGACTCAGTACTGTACTGATATTGCCAAAATGGTTCAGGCGCCTATTTTTCACGTTAACGGTGATGATCCAGAAGCCGTTGCGTTTGTGACGAAGCTTGCGCTGGATTATCGCAATAAGTTTAAACGTGATGTTGTCATTGATTTGGTGTGTTATCGCCGTCATGGCCATAATGAAGCGGATGAACCCAATGCAACGCAACCTTTGATGTATCAAAAGGTCAGAAAACACCCCGTGCCTCGTGAGTTGTACGCACAACAATTGACTGCAGAAGGCAGTGTTGAACAGCACGAAATCGATAAACTCATTACTGAGTATCGCGCAGCCCTTGACCACGGTGCTTGTGTGGTAGAAGAGTGGCGTCCAATGACCGAGCACTCAGTTGATTGGACTCCGTTCTTAGGGCACGACTGGGATGTTGCTTATGACGGTAAATTACCGGTAGAACGTCTAATTGAATTAGGTCAGCGTATTGTTGATATCCCTGCTGAGCACAAGTTGCACTCTCGTGTCAAAAAACAGTATGACGACCGTCGTGCAATGGTTGAAGGCGAACGCTTACTCGATTGGGGTATGGCAGAAAACCTAGCCTATGCGTCATTGGTAGCTGAAGGCACCGATATCCGTATTACCGGTCAAGACTCTGGCCGTGGAACCTTCTTCCATCGTCATGCCGTATTGCACAATCAAACGGATGCAAGCGTCTATTTGCCACTACAAAATATTGCGCCTGAACAAGGCCGTTTTGAAGTGCACGATTCAGTACTTTCTGAAGAAGCTGTACTGGCGTTTGAATACGGTTATTCAACTGCTGAGCCCCGCACATTAACCATTTGGGAAGCCCAATTTGGTGATTTCGCAAACGGTGCGCAGGTCGTATTTGACCAGTTCTTGTGTTCTGGTGAAGCCAAGTGGGGTCGTCTATGTGGCTTGACCGTATTATTACCACATGGTTATGAAGGCCAAGGCCCTGAGCATAGCTCAGCCCGTTTAGAGCGTTTCTTACAGCTATGTGCTGACCACAACTGGCAAGTGTGTGTGCCATCAACTCCGGCACAGGTATACAATATGCTGCGTCGTCAAGCAGTGCGCCCGATGCGTCGTCCGTTGATTGTCATGTCGCCTAAATCACTTCTACGTCATCCATTAGCGGTCTCGTCAATGGAAGAATTAGCAGAAGGCGTCTTCCACAACGTCTTGCCTGAGATTGATGATATCAATCCGAAGAAGGTCAAACGCGTTGTGATGTGTTCGGGCAAAGTATACTACGACTTACTTGAAAAGCGTCGTGAAAAAGAACTAAGCGACATCGCTATTGTACGTATTGAACAGCTTTACCCATTCCCATCTGCTGAGATGCAGAACGTGGTAGAGCAATACAAACACGTAAAAGACTGGGTATGGTGCCAAGAAGAGCCGAAAAATCAAGGCGCTTGGTATTGTTCACAGCACCATTTTTATGAGTCAATCCCTGCTGGAGCGACATTAACTTATGCCGGACGAGACGCATCAGCATCTCCAGCGGTTGGCTACATAGCCGTTCACAATCAACAGCAAAAAGCGTTGGTTGAAGACGCACTCAATATTAAATAA
- a CDS encoding succinate dehydrogenase iron-sulfur subunit, whose translation MQLNFSIYRYNPDIDDKPRMQEYSLEVEEGQDMMVLDALLALKEQDPTLSFRRSCREGVCGSDGMNMNGKNGLACITPLSALGKGTIVVRPLPGLPVVRDLVVDMTQFYNQYEKIKPFLINDNKQPPAREHLQSPEERAKLDGLYECILCACCSTSCPSFWWNPDKFIGPAGLLHAYRFLVDSRDTATEERLNDLDDAFSVFRCHGIMNCVSVCPKGLNPTKAIGQIKSMLLQRAV comes from the coding sequence ATGCAACTTAATTTTTCAATTTATCGCTACAACCCTGATATCGATGATAAGCCTCGTATGCAGGAATACTCGTTAGAGGTTGAAGAAGGTCAGGATATGATGGTTCTTGACGCACTTTTGGCGCTCAAGGAACAAGACCCAACTTTATCTTTCCGTCGCTCCTGTCGTGAGGGCGTCTGTGGTTCTGATGGTATGAACATGAATGGCAAAAACGGCCTGGCATGTATCACTCCATTATCAGCTTTAGGCAAGGGTACAATTGTTGTTAGACCTTTACCGGGGCTACCAGTTGTTCGTGACCTAGTCGTTGATATGACGCAGTTTTATAACCAGTACGAAAAAATCAAGCCATTCTTGATTAATGATAACAAACAGCCTCCAGCACGTGAGCACCTTCAGTCTCCTGAAGAACGTGCAAAGCTAGACGGTCTTTATGAGTGTATTTTATGTGCATGTTGTTCGACTTCGTGCCCATCATTCTGGTGGAACCCTGATAAATTCATTGGGCCTGCTGGTTTGTTACACGCCTATCGCTTCTTAGTAGATAGTCGTGATACTGCGACTGAAGAACGATTGAATGATCTGGATGATGCGTTTAGTGTATTCCGTTGTCACGGGATCATGAACTGTGTCAGCGTTTGTCCGAAAGGATTAAACCCGACCAAAGCCATCGGTCAAATCAAATCGATGCTTTTACAACGAGCTGTTTAG
- the sdhA gene encoding succinate dehydrogenase flavoprotein subunit codes for MGIPVHEFDAVVIGAGGAGMRAALQISQSGQSCALLSKVFPTRSHTVSAQGGITVALGNSHEDNWEWHMYDTVKGSDYIGDQDAIEYMCKTGPEAIIEMENMGLPFSRTEEGRVYQRPFGGQSKNFGGEQAARTAAAADRTGHALLHLLYQQNVKNKTKVFSEWYALDLVKNQDGAVVGCTAIDIETGEVVYFKSKAVVLATGGAGRIYASTTNAHINTGDGVGMALRAGVAVQDMEMWQFHPTGIAGAGTLVTEGCRGEGGYLLNKDGERFMERYAPNAKDLAGRDVVARSMMTEIREGRGCDGPWGPHIKLKLDHLGKEVLESRLPGILELSRTFAHVDPVKEPIPVIPTCHYMMGGLPTNVDGQVINIDDNGNDVPVEGLFACGEIACVSVHGANRLGGNSLLDLVVFGRATGLHLGDKLKEISVSRDASESDLESSLSRFNRWESSAVGKGEDPVQIKKDMQQCMQLNFSVFREGDAMAEGLKELKEIRERLQYARLDDKSSDFNTQRIECLELDNLMETAYSTAVAANFRTESRGAHSRFDFPERDDDNWLCHSIYRPQTEGMTKRDVNMTPKLREAFPPKARTY; via the coding sequence ATGGGTATTCCAGTTCATGAATTCGATGCCGTTGTAATCGGCGCAGGCGGTGCGGGTATGCGCGCTGCTTTACAAATCTCTCAATCAGGTCAGTCTTGTGCTTTGCTTTCCAAAGTATTCCCGACTCGTTCTCACACTGTGTCTGCACAGGGTGGTATCACAGTAGCACTGGGTAATTCTCATGAAGATAATTGGGAATGGCACATGTACGATACGGTCAAAGGTTCTGATTATATCGGTGACCAAGATGCGATTGAATACATGTGTAAAACCGGCCCCGAAGCTATTATTGAAATGGAAAACATGGGTTTGCCTTTCTCTCGTACTGAAGAAGGTCGTGTTTACCAACGTCCATTTGGTGGCCAGTCTAAAAACTTTGGTGGTGAGCAAGCTGCCCGAACTGCGGCCGCAGCAGACCGTACAGGTCATGCCTTATTGCATTTGCTTTATCAGCAAAATGTTAAAAACAAAACCAAAGTATTCTCTGAGTGGTATGCGCTTGATTTAGTTAAAAATCAAGACGGTGCTGTGGTTGGTTGTACTGCAATAGACATCGAAACGGGCGAAGTGGTGTACTTCAAATCCAAAGCGGTTGTCTTAGCAACAGGTGGTGCTGGCCGTATCTACGCGTCTACTACCAATGCTCACATCAATACTGGTGACGGTGTTGGAATGGCACTTCGCGCAGGTGTTGCGGTTCAGGATATGGAAATGTGGCAGTTCCACCCAACGGGTATAGCAGGCGCAGGGACCTTGGTCACTGAAGGCTGTCGTGGTGAAGGTGGTTATCTTCTAAACAAAGATGGCGAGCGCTTCATGGAACGTTATGCACCAAATGCCAAAGACTTAGCTGGCCGTGATGTCGTTGCACGCTCAATGATGACTGAAATACGTGAAGGTCGCGGTTGTGATGGTCCTTGGGGCCCACACATCAAGCTCAAACTTGACCACTTAGGTAAAGAAGTCCTTGAGTCGCGTTTACCTGGTATCCTTGAATTATCTCGCACATTTGCACACGTTGACCCGGTCAAAGAGCCGATTCCAGTTATCCCAACGTGTCACTATATGATGGGTGGATTACCAACTAACGTTGATGGTCAAGTCATCAATATCGACGACAATGGCAATGACGTCCCAGTCGAAGGTTTATTTGCTTGTGGTGAGATCGCCTGTGTGTCTGTACACGGTGCCAACCGTCTTGGCGGTAACTCACTTCTTGACTTGGTTGTATTCGGTCGTGCTACTGGCTTACACCTTGGCGATAAACTGAAAGAAATCAGCGTATCTCGCGACGCGTCTGAATCTGATTTGGAATCGTCATTATCACGCTTTAATCGTTGGGAATCATCAGCAGTTGGTAAAGGTGAAGACCCAGTTCAAATCAAGAAAGACATGCAGCAGTGTATGCAATTAAACTTCTCGGTATTCCGTGAAGGCGATGCAATGGCTGAAGGTCTTAAAGAATTAAAAGAAATCCGTGAGCGTTTACAATATGCTCGTTTGGATGATAAGTCATCAGACTTCAACACTCAGCGTATCGAGTGTTTAGAGCTAGATAACTTAATGGAAACAGCGTACTCAACAGCAGTTGCAGCGAACTTCAGGACGGAAAGCCGTGGCGCGCACAGCCGCTTCGACTTCCCAGAGCGTGATGATGATAATTGGTTATGCCACTCTATCTACCGCCCTCAAACTGAAGGCATGACTAAACGTGACGTTAATATGACGCCTAAATTGCGTGAAGCCTTCCCGCCGAAAGCGCGTACATATTAA
- the sdhD gene encoding succinate dehydrogenase, hydrophobic membrane anchor protein: MVTNQATIKRDGVQDWVSLRATALIIMLFSFYIGWFFITTDTVTYDVWQGFFGSLTTKVFTLAALVSVMLHVRIGLWQVLTDYIKPAGLRAGLQYVLNIIAFVYVAVGLFVLWGV; encoded by the coding sequence GTGGTAACCAATCAAGCAACAATCAAACGCGACGGCGTCCAAGACTGGGTGTCATTACGCGCTACAGCACTTATCATTATGCTGTTTTCTTTCTACATCGGTTGGTTTTTCATCACCACTGACACAGTAACTTATGACGTGTGGCAAGGTTTCTTTGGTTCGTTAACGACCAAGGTGTTTACTCTTGCGGCATTAGTCTCAGTCATGTTACACGTTCGCATAGGCCTATGGCAGGTACTAACGGACTACATTAAGCCAGCTGGATTACGTGCTGGTTTACAATACGTGTTAAATATTATTGCCTTCGTTTATGTAGCGGTAGGCTTATTTGTACTTTGGGGAGTGTAA
- the sdhC gene encoding succinate dehydrogenase, cytochrome b556 subunit, with the protein MKKQRPVNLDLNTIKFPPSAISSILHRVTGVAMFFALLFVIAAWAVSLSSAQGFADVQAAMNGFLGKFITIGTISALTYHILGGVRHAIMDMGHWEELESGNKSAQIVIGAWIALTLIIGVALW; encoded by the coding sequence GTGAAAAAGCAAAGACCCGTAAATTTAGATTTAAATACGATTAAATTTCCACCGTCTGCTATTTCATCGATTTTACACCGTGTAACAGGTGTGGCGATGTTTTTTGCTTTGTTGTTTGTTATTGCAGCATGGGCAGTCTCTTTGAGCTCAGCCCAAGGTTTTGCGGACGTACAGGCAGCAATGAACGGTTTTTTAGGTAAGTTCATTACCATCGGCACAATTTCAGCCTTAACCTATCATATTCTTGGCGGTGTACGCCATGCAATCATGGATATGGGACACTGGGAAGAGCTGGAATCAGGTAACAAAAGCGCGCAAATCGTCATTGGCGCTTGGATTGCTCTAACATTAATCATAGGGGTGGCATTGTGGTAA
- a CDS encoding citrate synthase: protein MAVDKAILTIGDKEVELPILQGTAGNDVIDIRTLGSTGYFTYDPGFLATGSCDSSITFIDGAEGVLLHRGFPIGELAEKSDYLEVCYMLLHGSAPTSEEYKEFKNTITRHTMVHEQIGKFFHGFLNDSHPMAMLCGTVGALSSFYHSDLDVSCPEQRIRSAHRLIAKMPTLIAMAYKYSIGQPFVYPRNDLSYAANFLNMMFSVPAEDYHISPAVERAMDRIFILHADHEQNASTSTVRLAGSSGANPYACIAAGVASLWGPAHGGANEACLNMLEEIGTVDRIPEFIARAKDKSDPFRLMGFGHRVYKNTDPRAKVMRESCHEVLAELQLDDPLLDVAMELERIALSDPYFAEKKLFPNVDFYSGIVLKAIGIPTNMFTCIFALARTVGWISHWHEMMSQPGQKIGRPRQMYTGETQRTYQPIDKN, encoded by the coding sequence ATGGCAGTAGATAAAGCCATTCTTACTATTGGTGACAAGGAAGTAGAACTTCCAATTTTACAAGGGACTGCTGGAAATGATGTCATCGACATTCGCACATTAGGCAGTACTGGGTATTTTACATACGACCCAGGTTTCTTAGCTACAGGTTCTTGCGATTCTTCTATTACTTTTATCGACGGTGCTGAGGGTGTATTACTACACCGTGGCTTTCCAATTGGTGAACTTGCTGAAAAATCAGACTATTTAGAAGTGTGTTATATGCTCCTCCACGGTAGCGCACCAACTTCTGAAGAATATAAAGAGTTTAAAAATACCATCACACGCCATACTATGGTGCACGAGCAAATCGGTAAGTTTTTCCACGGTTTCTTGAATGATTCGCATCCGATGGCGATGTTATGTGGTACTGTTGGTGCATTATCATCTTTTTATCACAGTGATTTAGATGTTTCTTGTCCTGAACAACGCATTCGTTCTGCGCATCGTTTGATTGCAAAAATGCCAACCCTTATCGCAATGGCATATAAGTATTCCATCGGACAACCCTTTGTTTATCCTCGCAACGATCTTTCTTATGCTGCGAACTTCTTAAACATGATGTTCTCTGTACCTGCCGAAGATTATCACATCAGCCCAGCGGTTGAACGAGCAATGGACCGCATTTTCATCTTGCACGCTGATCACGAACAAAATGCTTCCACCTCAACAGTTCGTCTAGCTGGTTCTTCTGGTGCAAACCCTTATGCATGTATTGCTGCTGGTGTTGCGTCGTTGTGGGGACCTGCGCACGGTGGTGCCAATGAAGCATGTTTGAACATGCTAGAAGAAATCGGTACAGTTGACCGCATTCCTGAGTTCATTGCTCGTGCGAAAGACAAGTCTGATCCATTCCGCTTAATGGGCTTTGGTCACCGTGTTTACAAAAACACAGACCCTCGCGCCAAAGTCATGCGTGAATCTTGCCACGAAGTACTTGCTGAATTGCAACTAGACGACCCGTTACTTGACGTGGCAATGGAATTGGAGCGCATCGCTCTGTCTGATCCGTACTTCGCAGAGAAAAAATTATTCCCTAATGTTGATTTCTACTCAGGCATCGTATTAAAAGCAATCGGCATCCCAACAAACATGTTCACATGTATCTTTGCACTTGCACGTACCGTTGGTTGGATTTCACACTGGCATGAAATGATGAGCCAGCCAGGTCAAAAGATCGGTCGCCCTCGCCAAATGTACACAGGTGAAACACAACGTACTTATCAGCCAATTGATAAAAATTAA
- a CDS encoding DUF3429 domain-containing protein has protein sequence MSHNSSVPEPESSYRLPFQAWLLGVAGLIPFLTIPLLITIEFISYSQGVFYFKQYSALILSFLGGVLWLNALMERHTPHMLYVAMLPSIFGWFAVSFLSNNTALTFLTLSFVSLVFYERLFLLIPKDWVKDYSKLRIILTAVVAASHFVMTILD, from the coding sequence ATGTCTCACAATTCAAGTGTCCCCGAACCAGAAAGCTCCTATCGATTACCATTTCAAGCTTGGCTGTTAGGTGTTGCAGGACTGATTCCTTTTCTAACTATTCCGTTATTAATTACCATTGAGTTCATCTCATATAGTCAAGGTGTGTTTTATTTTAAGCAATATTCAGCACTGATTTTATCTTTCTTAGGTGGTGTATTATGGCTTAATGCCTTAATGGAGAGACATACTCCGCACATGCTTTACGTTGCCATGCTACCGAGTATCTTTGGCTGGTTTGCCGTCAGCTTTTTATCTAACAATACGGCTCTTACTTTTCTAACGTTAAGTTTTGTCAGTTTGGTGTTTTATGAAAGGTTGTTTCTTTTGATTCCAAAAGATTGGGTAAAAGACTACAGTAAATTGAGAATAATACTGACCGCAGTCGTTGCGGCCAGCCACTTTGTGATGACGATTCTAGATTAA
- a CDS encoding mannose-1-phosphate guanylyltransferase/mannose-6-phosphate isomerase, with protein sequence MIPVILAGGSGSRLWPKSRVAYPKQFLKLTSEQSMLQDTLTRLPVSGTSAPLLICNEEHRFLVAEQLRQINHRHQGIILEPVGRNTAPAIALAALQSVQNAHDPMLLVLAADHLIQDEEAFHQALVKARTLAEQNYLVTFGVVPEAPHTGYGYIKSGSSVSHKETLLGYQVAQFVEKPNLATAQDYVQSGDYYWNSGMFMFKARAYLAALKIHSPEILLACERALEGAEQDLDFIRVADEAFSVSQDDSIDYAVMEKAENVAMVPLQAGWSDVGAWSSLWDVAEKDSSGNAFVGDVLATQSHNNYVNAEGRLVTLVGCDDMVVVETKDAVLVAKRDAVQDIKTIVNQLKEQSRPEFQFHREVFRPWGSYDSIDNGERFQVKHITVKPGEKLSVQMHHHRAEHWIVVSGTAKVTLGEETLLISENESTYIPIGEVHALENPGKIELELIEVQSGSYLGEDDIVRLSDRYGRRKS encoded by the coding sequence ATGATCCCTGTTATTTTAGCCGGTGGTTCAGGTAGTCGCCTGTGGCCCAAGTCTCGTGTTGCTTATCCCAAGCAATTTTTGAAACTCACCTCTGAACAAAGCATGTTACAAGACACCCTTACGCGTTTGCCTGTGAGTGGTACTTCTGCGCCATTACTTATCTGCAATGAAGAGCATCGTTTTTTGGTCGCGGAACAACTGCGTCAGATCAATCATCGGCATCAAGGCATTATCCTAGAACCTGTTGGTCGAAATACGGCGCCTGCGATTGCCCTGGCCGCCCTACAATCGGTACAAAATGCTCATGACCCCATGTTGTTGGTGTTGGCTGCCGATCACTTGATACAAGATGAAGAGGCGTTTCATCAGGCCTTAGTTAAAGCCCGTACGCTTGCTGAACAAAATTATTTGGTTACTTTTGGGGTAGTACCAGAAGCACCTCATACAGGATATGGTTATATCAAAAGCGGTAGTTCAGTCTCACATAAAGAAACGTTATTGGGCTATCAAGTAGCGCAGTTTGTCGAAAAACCCAATTTGGCAACGGCACAAGATTATGTGCAAAGTGGAGACTACTACTGGAACTCGGGTATGTTTATGTTCAAGGCACGGGCCTATTTAGCCGCATTGAAGATCCATTCACCTGAAATTCTTCTTGCTTGCGAGAGGGCACTTGAAGGGGCTGAACAAGATTTAGACTTTATTCGGGTTGCAGATGAGGCATTTTCTGTTTCTCAAGACGATTCGATTGATTATGCCGTCATGGAAAAAGCAGAAAATGTAGCCATGGTTCCGTTACAAGCCGGTTGGTCTGATGTGGGGGCGTGGTCATCTTTGTGGGATGTGGCAGAAAAAGACTCTTCTGGCAATGCGTTCGTGGGTGATGTCTTGGCCACACAGTCACACAACAATTACGTGAATGCAGAGGGGCGTCTAGTTACGTTAGTAGGATGTGATGACATGGTTGTGGTTGAAACCAAAGACGCAGTATTGGTTGCTAAACGTGATGCAGTACAAGATATCAAAACCATTGTCAATCAACTCAAGGAACAATCTCGTCCAGAATTCCAATTCCACAGAGAGGTATTCCGTCCATGGGGAAGTTACGATTCGATAGATAATGGCGAGCGTTTTCAAGTTAAACACATCACAGTCAAGCCAGGTGAAAAGTTATCTGTACAAATGCATCATCATCGTGCAGAGCATTGGATTGTGGTTTCAGGCACGGCGAAGGTTACTTTAGGTGAAGAAACGCTTTTGATATCAGAAAATGAATCTACCTATATTCCGATCGGTGAGGTACACGCTTTAGAAAACCCAGGCAAAATTGAACTGGAATTAATCGAGGTGCAATCAGGAAGCTATCTTGGCGAAGACGACATTGTGCGCCTTTCAGATCGTTATGGTCGCAGGAAAAGCTGA
- a CDS encoding pirin family protein produces MTIISHTVQGIATQDGAGVKLKRIIGQPLLPRLDPFLMLDEFGSDSAQDYIAGFPPHPHRGFQTVTYMLQGKMRHKDSVGNSGLIEDGGLQWMNAGRGIIHEEMPQQTHGVLRGFQLWVNLPAHQKMSEPNYQDIPSSMIPEVILKAGKVRVLAGQFHNIDGVVNTTAVKPQFWDVHLTQKQAFHADTDPEQSGFIYVYDGEVNIATKTITRGICAVLSLSETISVNVESEAKFIFVSGKPINEPIVQYGPFVMNTEEEIRQAITDYQNGQLT; encoded by the coding sequence ATGACGATAATTTCCCACACAGTGCAAGGCATTGCTACCCAAGATGGAGCAGGTGTAAAACTAAAACGAATTATTGGGCAGCCTTTATTACCAAGACTCGATCCTTTTTTGATGCTAGATGAATTCGGTTCAGATTCTGCGCAGGATTATATTGCTGGATTTCCGCCACATCCACATAGAGGTTTTCAAACTGTCACTTATATGTTGCAAGGCAAAATGAGACATAAAGATTCAGTCGGAAACTCAGGTCTTATTGAAGACGGTGGTTTGCAATGGATGAACGCAGGCAGAGGAATTATTCATGAAGAAATGCCTCAACAAACGCATGGTGTTTTGCGCGGGTTTCAGTTGTGGGTCAATTTGCCTGCGCACCAAAAGATGAGTGAGCCGAACTATCAAGATATTCCTAGCTCAATGATTCCAGAGGTTATTTTAAAAGCCGGTAAAGTGAGAGTGTTAGCTGGCCAGTTTCACAATATTGACGGAGTTGTGAATACAACAGCGGTCAAACCTCAGTTTTGGGATGTACATTTGACTCAAAAACAGGCATTTCATGCCGATACAGACCCTGAACAAAGTGGTTTTATTTATGTCTACGATGGTGAGGTCAACATTGCCACTAAAACAATCACTAGGGGTATTTGTGCAGTACTTTCGCTGAGTGAAACAATCTCTGTTAATGTTGAAAGTGAGGCAAAGTTTATATTTGTCAGTGGCAAGCCAATTAATGAGCCAATCGTGCAATATGGACCATTTGTGATGAATACTGAAGAAGAAATCCGTCAGGCTATTACCGATTATCAAAATGGACAACTGACATAA